From one Catellatospora sp. IY07-71 genomic stretch:
- a CDS encoding GIY-YIG nuclease family protein: MSTTLLPREVQLIRDAIARALRQPDPQRPTQSIGRATAGIYAFYDYDGEPIYVGQTAEGFSVRLGRHLTGQRSDAVAKYVLDPFEVHTVALWSLPHIGDMPARQRKAALDPFEYTVYQKLLEDSAFKAVLNEGDIAPGPLMQMSAPLVTVIIPDEIFPDRSHPDVRIARRAQTISLLAKNISERKVSKGLRRALVTQTRRLDELARRRYDALGGAIEVEGPEGVVPEDEDL; this comes from the coding sequence ATGTCCACCACGCTGCTGCCCCGTGAAGTGCAGCTCATTCGCGACGCCATAGCGCGCGCATTGCGCCAGCCGGACCCGCAGCGGCCCACGCAGTCGATCGGCAGGGCCACGGCAGGCATCTACGCCTTCTACGACTACGACGGCGAACCCATCTACGTCGGCCAGACCGCCGAGGGTTTCAGCGTTCGTCTGGGTCGCCATCTGACCGGACAGAGGTCGGATGCTGTGGCTAAATATGTGCTAGACCCGTTCGAGGTGCACACGGTCGCGCTGTGGTCATTGCCTCATATCGGAGACATGCCGGCGAGACAGCGCAAGGCTGCTCTAGATCCCTTCGAGTACACCGTCTATCAGAAGCTGCTTGAGGATAGCGCCTTCAAAGCCGTGTTGAACGAGGGTGACATCGCTCCTGGTCCGCTCATGCAGATGTCGGCTCCACTCGTCACGGTGATCATCCCTGACGAGATCTTCCCCGACCGCAGCCATCCGGACGTTCGCATCGCACGACGGGCGCAGACGATCTCGCTTCTCGCCAAGAACATCAGCGAGCGTAAGGTCTCCAAAGGGCTGCGCCGCGCGCTCGTCACTCAGACTCGGCGTTTGGATGAGCTGGCCAGGCGACGCTACGACGCGCTTGGCGGGGCCATTGAGGTGGAAGGCCCCGAGGGGGTGGTGCCGGAGGACGAGGACCTGTGA